A part of Bdellovibrionota bacterium genomic DNA contains:
- the selD gene encoding selenide, water dikinase SelD, translating into MNRRNDQGPHVRLTAHSTSSGUAAKLGPVDLHDIVGRLGQRKDPRLLVGLETSDDAAVYLLNDDLALVQTADFITPIVDDPFLFGQIAAANALSDIYAMGGKPITALNLCCFPQQELAKETLSAILEGGLSKVAEAGALVVGGHTVRDKELKFGLAATGVIHPKNIKSNRGAKPGDAIVLTKPIGTGILSTALKKEKITETELKPAISAMAALNQEAAEIMVQLNAGAATDITGFGLAVHLLNVAKWSGVASEVRLSEVPLFDRVRELSTEGIKTGITFANEQAAFGMISFDEKISREDQLLVFDPQTSGGLAIFINEKLVASLLKRLGDRGVLARRIGGVSDGDPFLRVVA; encoded by the coding sequence GTGAACCGGCGAAACGACCAAGGTCCGCACGTCCGGCTTACGGCGCATTCCACCAGCAGTGGTTGAGCCGCTAAGTTGGGTCCGGTGGACCTGCACGACATTGTCGGCCGACTAGGCCAGCGAAAAGATCCGCGGCTTCTCGTAGGTCTGGAAACCTCCGACGACGCCGCCGTCTACCTATTGAATGACGACCTGGCTCTTGTGCAAACGGCGGATTTCATTACGCCGATCGTGGACGATCCGTTTCTCTTCGGCCAAATCGCCGCGGCTAATGCGTTGAGCGATATCTATGCAATGGGGGGGAAGCCGATCACGGCCTTAAATCTTTGCTGCTTTCCGCAGCAGGAGCTGGCGAAGGAGACTTTATCGGCGATTTTGGAGGGAGGACTCTCTAAGGTCGCGGAAGCGGGTGCGCTGGTGGTGGGAGGCCACACGGTTCGGGACAAAGAACTGAAATTCGGCCTCGCGGCCACAGGGGTCATTCATCCCAAAAACATTAAATCAAATCGGGGCGCTAAGCCGGGAGACGCGATTGTCCTCACAAAGCCGATCGGCACGGGCATCCTTTCGACGGCGCTAAAAAAGGAAAAGATCACGGAAACGGAGTTGAAGCCGGCCATCTCCGCCATGGCCGCGCTGAATCAAGAGGCGGCCGAAATCATGGTGCAGTTGAACGCCGGCGCCGCGACCGACATCACGGGGTTCGGCCTCGCCGTTCATCTCCTGAACGTAGCGAAATGGAGCGGTGTGGCTTCGGAAGTGCGGTTAAGCGAGGTTCCCTTGTTCGATCGAGTGAGGGAACTTTCCACCGAGGGAATAAAAACCGGAATCACGTTTGCGAACGAGCAGGCGGCTTTCGGGATGATTTCTTTTGATGAAAAAATCTCCCGCGAAGATCAGCTCCTCGTTTTCGATCCCCAGACTTCGGGAGGCTTGGCGATCTTTATCAATGAAAAGTTGGTGGC